A DNA window from Daucus carota subsp. sativus chromosome 3, DH1 v3.0, whole genome shotgun sequence contains the following coding sequences:
- the LOC108210514 gene encoding protein MRG1 codes for MGGSSKDDDSATDSDDFNGDLPESSSGLFQEGEKVLAYHGPRIYEAKVQKAELRKSEWRYFVHYLGWNKNWDEWVGKDRLMKNTEENVLKQQALDKKQGADKNPKSARAGHTKPKASTDAKLEKEDSRNTGTKGKKRKSDVEVEKEDDGQVGKPVKIQIPLTLKKLLVDDWESITQQDKLVKLPRSPNVDTIISKYVEYNSLKDGSHGMTTDQSQEIMNGLLCYFNKVLPVILLYKKERQQYIEAVVGDVSPSATYGAEHLLRLFVKLPDLLGKIKLEEDTLIHLKQKLNDFLKFMQRNQSTFFLSMYDGSKASEECGKEEDN; via the exons ATGGGAGGGAGCTCCAAGGATGACGATTCAGCCACTGACAGTGACGATTTCAATGGAGACTTGCCGGAATCTAGTTCCGGTCTTTTCCAAGAAGGCGAGAAAGTCCTCGCTTATCACGGCCCTCGCATCTACGAAGCCAaa GTGCAAAAAGCTGAACTACGGAAGAGTGAGTGGAGATACTTCGTTCATTATCTT GGTTGGAATAAAAA TTGGGATGAATGGGTAGGCAAGGACCGCCTAATGAAAAATACAGAAGAAAATGTTCTGAAGCAGCAGGCTCTTGACAAAAAACAGGGTGCAGACAAGAATCCGAAATCAGCACGTGCAGGACACACAAAGCCAAAAGCCTCAACTG ATGCAAAATTGGAAAAAGAAGATTCACGAAATACTG GCACAAAAGGGAAGAAGAGAAAGAGTGATGTAGAAGTTGAG AAAGAAGATGATGGCCAAGTAGGAAAGCCCGTCAAGATTCAGATTCCCCTAACTCTAAAGAAGCTATTAGTTGATGATTGGGAATCCATCACTCAGCAAGACAAG CTTGTTAAACTTCCTCGTTCCCCTAATGTTGATACTATAATTTCAAAGTACGTGGAATACAACTCTTTAAAAGATGGAAGTCATGGAAT gACGACAGATCAGTCCCAGGAGATTATGAATGGCTTACTGTGTTACTTTAACAAAGTGCTGCCAGTTATTCTTCTGTACAAGAAAGAACGCCAACAATATATTGAGGCAGTTGTTGGCGATGTCTCCCCATCTGCTACATATGGTGCCGAGCATCTGCTACGCCTCTTTG TTAAGTTGCCTGACTTGTTGGGAAAAATCAAACTGGAAGAGGATACACTTATTCACTTGAAGCAGAAATTGAACGACTTTCTCAA GTTTATGCAGAGGAATCAGAGTACATTTTTCCTTTCTATGTATGATGGATCTAAAGCTTCTGAAGAATGTGGTAAAGAGGAAGATAACTGA